The sequence below is a genomic window from Rhodococcus sp. 4CII.
TCACCGGCTTCACGGCACCGTACATCCACATCGAGCCGGAGAAATTCCGCGACCTCGCCCGTGAAGCGGGACTCGACACCACCGACCTCGTCGTCCGCGACGTCGAATGGGACTTCGGTTCCCGGGAAGAATTCACTCGGTGGTGCACCGTCGGATCCACCGACTGGACCACGCACCTCGACGACGCAGACGTCCCCGCATTCATGGACGACGTCGTGCGCGAGTACGAGCAGATCTCCGGACGCCCCGGACTGTTCCTCTTCACCCAGATGCGGGCGGAACTCGTCCGGACGCCCTGACAGCAGCGCGGCGGCGGATCCTAAGCTGACACTTCCTCGGCCAGCGCGCAGGGCTGCGGCGCGTGCTTGAACTTGTCGCGCCATTTCCGCCCGTAGACGGTGCTCATGCCGCCCCGCAGACCACGAATTGCGTCGAACAGGTAGCGGAGATTGTGTGTATTCGCGGTAGCCGTCTTTCTGCCCAGGTGATTCATGTACGACATCTCGGTGAGATAGATGCCGAAGCCGGCGTCCGCCACACGCAGGCACCAGTCCAGATTGGCGCCCCACCCGTATTTCCCGAATGTGCGTTCATCGATTTCGCCGGCGGCCTCCCAGGCGCCCGCGCTGATCATCATGGCCGTGCCGTCGAAACAGGGCACCTGCCAATAGCGCTCGACCGGCTCGTACTCGGCTGCGGGGCCATCGAATTCGGCCTTCTGCCAACCATGCCCCCCGGTATCGTCGTACATCGGGCCGATGAGACCCGCGTCGCCCGGCAATCTCTCGTCGAGCACACCGGCGAAGAATCCCGGCGACAGGCGGGTGTCGTTGTTCAGCGTCATCGCGTGGGTATAGCCCTCACGGAACGCGATGCGAAATCCCAGGTTCGAACCGCCGGCCCACCCGAGATTCGTCCCCGGCGTGGCGACACGCTCGGCCGCGTACGGCACGTAGTCGCCGCGATTGTCGACGACGAGAACGTCGACCAGATTCGACTCACGAAGAATCTCGGGAATGAGATCGTGTGTCATCGCGATCTGGCCGAACACGGGGACCACTACAAGACATCTTTTTGCCGAGCTTCGCGGGCTCACTGTCGATCTCCCCATTTCTTCCGGCTGATTTACTCGAACGGTGCGCCGAAGCGCCGCTCCCTGCTTGAACCGACCTGCTCCACGAAAAGGTACACAACCGACCGGTCCGCTTCCACAGGAACTTCTCAGACTCGTCCGTTCGGTCGACACCGAACCGTGTGAGGAACCGCGAACCGGGGAAGCGAACATCCTCGGGATTCCACGTCAGGTTGCCGGTAGGCCGAGAATATGGGCAACGTCATCTGACCGCCGCTGGTCTGCACATAGCCGCTGACGATGGTGGTGGTGCCCCCAGTCGGACTCGAACCGACACTGTGCGGATTTTAAGTCCGCTGCCTCTGCCAATTGGGCTATAGGGGCTAGCGGTCGCCGAGGGGTGGCTCGGCGACCGTGCGCAGATCACCCTAGCTCAGGCGATCGACAATGCGATTCCGTCGAGGATGTCGTGTTCGCTGACGACGAGGTGGTCGATTCCGGCCTTCTTCTCGAATGCATCTGCCAGCACCAGGGTCACGATCGCGCCGCCGCCGATGACGTCGACCCGCCCAGGGTGCATCGGACCGAGCGCGGCGCGTTCGGTGTGGGTCATGGCGATCAGCGAGTTGCAGACCTCCCGCAGCCGCGGCAGTGAGATGCGGGAGAGATGCACCTGCTCGGCGTCGTATTCGGGCAGTTCTTTCGCGAGCGCGGCGATCGTAGTCATGGTCCCGGCGACGCCCACCCAGGTGTGGGCCTGTTCGACAGGAACGCGGGCGAAGGCGTCGTCGAGACGCTCCTGCGCGAACGCCCTTGCGTCCTCGACCTGTGCGGGCGTCGGCGGGTCGTCGTGGAGACACCGTTCGGTGATGCGCACGCACCCGATGTCGGTGGAGAACGCCGCGTGGACGCCGGATTCGTCGCCCAGCACGACCTCGGTGGAACCGCCGCCGAGGTCCACCACCACGAACGGTCCCTGCGCCGGATCCAGTTCGCCGACCGCGCCGGTGAACGACAGCCGCGCTTCCTCGTCGCCGGTGATGACTTCGGCGCCGGCGCCGGCGATCACGGCACCGAGCACCTCTCGGGTCATCGAGAAGAAATCGTCCCGGTTCGATGCGTCGCGGGTGGCCGACGTGGCCACCATGCGGACAGCGGTGGCACCGGCCTCCGCGATCATTCCGGCATACTCGGCCAACGCGATCCGAGTGCGTTCGATGGCCTCGGGCGCGAGACGCCCGGTGGCGTCGACGCCCTGGCCGAGCCGAACGACCCGCATCTCGCGGCGCACGTCGTGCAGTGCGCCACGGTCGTCGACGTCGGCGATGAGCAGGCGGATGGAGTTGGTGCCGCAGTCGACGGCAGCGACCCGCGTCACCGCTCGGGGCTTTCGACGTCGTCGATGCCGGGCCAGTCCGCGGGGATCGCGGTACCCCGCAGCTTGCCACCGGCAGCGGACGCGGCGAGGGCGACGGACTCGTCGCCCAGCGGGTTGACGCCCGGCCCCTTCGCCAGCGAGTGCGCCATCAGCACGTGCAGGCACTTGACGCGCTCCGGCATTCCACCGCCGGTGAAGTCGGTGCCGAGGGGCTCGATGGCGTCGCGCTCGGCGAGATACGACTGGTGGGCGCGCAGATATGCGGCCGCGAGTTCCGGATCCTGCGCGAGGCGCTCGGTCATCTCGCGCATCACACCCGCGGACTCCTGCCGGCTGGCTTCCGCGGTGAGTCGCGGGTCCGTCAGGTAGTACAGCGTCGGGAACGGGGTTCCGTCGGGAAGTTTGGGCGCGGTCTTCACGACGCCGGGCTTGCCGTCGGGACTGCGGTACGCGATCTCGAGCACTCCGCGCGGCTCGCGGCCCAATTGGGCGGCGACGGCGTCGAGGTCTTCCTGCGGCACGGGGCTGGACGGGTCGGACGAAGTGGTCACCCGGTGGGTTCTCCTGGTTCTGGCGGTACGGGCGGCGGGACCACGGGGGGCGCCGACGCCGGCGCCGGCTGCACCTCGGGTGCGACCGGCGGTTCTGAAATGGTCTTCCACAGGTCGGAGTACCAGGGGCCCGCCATCTCGGCGTCCTTCTCCTCCGGCTTCTCCGGCTCCTTGTAGTCGCCGGGCAACTGCACCTGGAACGGGGTGTCTCCGGGTTTCACCCAGCGGAGCCGGCCCCGCGCCTGCGCCTCGATGTAGGCGGGATCCGAGTAGCGCTCCTCGAGCACCCGCAGGTCCTTCAATTCCTTCTCGAGTTGAACCTGTTCCGCCGCAATACGATCCGCCTCACTGCGCTGGGTGAGGTAGTTGCGCAGCGGCACTGCGAGGGTGAGGGCGAGAAGCAATACGACCATCACGAGGATCAGCGCCCGGCCGGTCGACAGCCCGAGGATCGTGTGCTCGGACCGTGTGATGCGGGCGGCCCCGGTCGCGCCCACCCGTCTGGGGCGGGCGCGGCCGGGGAGCACCTTGCCGGTGTCGGCGCCATCGACCGACTCCGGTTTGCCGTCGGCCTGACCGGGAGTCGACTTGGTGGTGCGGGGACGCCGCGCTCCGGGCGCGCCGTCCGCGCGGCTTCCGCGCGCGCGTTCACCACGCCCGGAGCCCCGGCCGCCCGGACTGGCTCCGGACGACCGCGGCCTACCGCGCTGTACCACCTACCCCAACACCCCTTACGTCGAACTGTCGAACGTCAGCCTTCGAACGCGAATCGCGGGAACGCGACCTCGCCTGCGTAGCGGGCGGCGTCGCCCAGGTTCTCCTCGATGCGCAGCAGCTGGTTGTACTTGGCGACGCGCTCGCTACGAGCGGGTGCACCGGTCTTGATCTGACCGCTGCCCACGGCGACCGCGAGGTCGGCGATGGTGGTGTCCTCGGTCTCGCCGGACCGGTGGCTCATCATCGTCTTGTATCCGTTGCGGTGCGCGAGGTCGACGGCGTCGAGGGTCTCGGTCAGCGTGCCGATCTGGTTGACCTTCACCAGCAGCGCGTTCGCGGCGCCCTTGACGATGCCTTCCTCGAGCCGCTCGGGGTTGGTGACGAACAGGTCGTCGCCGACCAGCTGCACCTTGTTGCCGATCTGATCGGTCAGGGCGACCCAGCCGTCCCAGTCGTCCTCGTCCAGCGGGTCCTCGATGGACACGATCGGGTACGCATCGACCAGTTCCGTGTAGAACGCCGTCATCTCGGCTGCCGTCCGATTGCTGCCCTCGAACTTGTAGCCGGTGCCGTCGGTGTAGAACTCGGTGGCGGCGACATCGAGTGCCAGCGCGACATCGGTGCCCAGCACCAGACCGGTCTTGCCGATGGCGACGCTGATCAGGTCGAGGGCTTCCTTGGTGCCGGCGACGTCGGGGGCGAAGCCGCCCTCGTCACCGAGTCCGGTGGCCAGGCCCTTCTCCTTGAGCACCGACTTCAGCGCGTGGTACACCTCGGCGCCCCAGCGCAGCGACTCCTTGAACGTGGCGGCGCC
It includes:
- a CDS encoding Ppx/GppA phosphatase family protein; its protein translation is MTRVAAVDCGTNSIRLLIADVDDRGALHDVRREMRVVRLGQGVDATGRLAPEAIERTRIALAEYAGMIAEAGATAVRMVATSATRDASNRDDFFSMTREVLGAVIAGAGAEVITGDEEARLSFTGAVGELDPAQGPFVVVDLGGGSTEVVLGDESGVHAAFSTDIGCVRITERCLHDDPPTPAQVEDARAFAQERLDDAFARVPVEQAHTWVGVAGTMTTIAALAKELPEYDAEQVHLSRISLPRLREVCNSLIAMTHTERAALGPMHPGRVDVIGGGAIVTLVLADAFEKKAGIDHLVVSEHDILDGIALSIA
- the eno gene encoding phosphopyruvate hydratase, translated to MSIIEQVGAREILDSRGNPTVEVEVLLDDGSFARAAVPSGASTGEHEAVELRDGGDRYNGKGVEKAVEAVLNEIAPAIIGIDATEQRTVDQALLDADGTPDKSRLGANALLGASLAVARAAAESSGLDLFRYVGGPNAHVLPVPMMNILNGGAHADTGVDVQEFMVAPIGAATFKESLRWGAEVYHALKSVLKEKGLATGLGDEGGFAPDVAGTKEALDLISVAIGKTGLVLGTDVALALDVAATEFYTDGTGYKFEGSNRTAAEMTAFYTELVDAYPIVSIEDPLDEDDWDGWVALTDQIGNKVQLVGDDLFVTNPERLEEGIVKGAANALLVKVNQIGTLTETLDAVDLAHRNGYKTMMSHRSGETEDTTIADLAVAVGSGQIKTGAPARSERVAKYNQLLRIEENLGDAARYAGEVAFPRFAFEG
- a CDS encoding glycosyltransferase family 2 protein is translated as MGRSTVSPRSSAKRCLVVVPVFGQIAMTHDLIPEILRESNLVDVLVVDNRGDYVPYAAERVATPGTNLGWAGGSNLGFRIAFREGYTHAMTLNNDTRLSPGFFAGVLDERLPGDAGLIGPMYDDTGGHGWQKAEFDGPAAEYEPVERYWQVPCFDGTAMMISAGAWEAAGEIDERTFGKYGWGANLDWCLRVADAGFGIYLTEMSYMNHLGRKTATANTHNLRYLFDAIRGLRGGMSTVYGRKWRDKFKHAPQPCALAEEVSA
- a CDS encoding DUF501 domain-containing protein, with protein sequence MTTSSDPSSPVPQEDLDAVAAQLGREPRGVLEIAYRSPDGKPGVVKTAPKLPDGTPFPTLYYLTDPRLTAEASRQESAGVMREMTERLAQDPELAAAYLRAHQSYLAERDAIEPLGTDFTGGGMPERVKCLHVLMAHSLAKGPGVNPLGDESVALAASAAGGKLRGTAIPADWPGIDDVESPER
- a CDS encoding septum formation initiator family protein produces the protein MVQRGRPRSSGASPGGRGSGRGERARGSRADGAPGARRPRTTKSTPGQADGKPESVDGADTGKVLPGRARPRRVGATGAARITRSEHTILGLSTGRALILVMVVLLLALTLAVPLRNYLTQRSEADRIAAEQVQLEKELKDLRVLEERYSDPAYIEAQARGRLRWVKPGDTPFQVQLPGDYKEPEKPEEKDAEMAGPWYSDLWKTISEPPVAPEVQPAPASAPPVVPPPVPPEPGEPTG